TTAAAAAGAAATTAAAACATATTGAAAGAGGGACTATTCTTTTTTTAAATGATAATTTAGATTTTATCCAAGGTTATCCCAAAATAAGGCGTGCAATGGTTCTTGAATCAGCTGTTGAAAAATATTTTGACAACAAAATTGCAGTAGAAGAAAAATTAGATGGCTACAATATTAGAATCGTCAAATTTTACGGAGAAATTATTGCAATTACTCGCGGTGGAAAAATCTGCCCTTTCACAACCAAAAAAGTGAAAAAATATATGAATACTAAATTTTTAGACGATTTTCCAGAATTAATGCTCTGCGGTGAAATGGTTGGATTGAATAACCCTTATGTAAGCCACTACTACCCTGAAGCGGATAAAAATCATGAAAACCTCGGGTTTTACATCTTTGATATAAGAAATAAGGAAACAAATTCTGCTATTTCGATATCTGAAAAGGAAAAACTTTTAGATAAATATGATATTCCATACGTAAAACCGATAAAAATCATCGATAGTTCTGATTTTGAAGAATTATGGAATCTTTTAGACGATTTAAATGAAAAACATCGAGAAGGCGTTGTTTTAAAAGATTTGAAAATGATAAAAAACCCGATAAAGTATACTACCCACAACACGCAATGCGGGGACCTTTCGGTTGCATTTAAATACGTTTACGATCTTGGAATTGATTTTATGTTTAGCAGACTTGTAAGAGAGGGCTACCAATCATTTGAAAAATGTGAAAACGAAGAAGAAATAAAAAAACGTTCGCATGACCTCGGGGAATCGATTTTAACACCAATGGTTGAAACTATAAAAGAAATTTCAAAAGATGGCCTTGCAAAAGAATGCTTTGAGCTTTATTTTGATTCTGAAGATGATTTTAACGAATTCATAAACTACCTTAAAACAATGCACATAAATTTTGCAATTGAAACCAGAGAATATATCAAAAAAGACGTATTTAAGGCTAAAATTTGTAGAATCTACAATTCAACATCAAATAAGATTAAAAGCCATCTTGAAGGCAATTTATGGTAATTTAAATCAT
This Methanococcus maripaludis C5 DNA region includes the following protein-coding sequences:
- a CDS encoding RNA ligase, with the translated sequence MDKMYLSEDIPNFEEFIINASKRLNIDEDTLENGFKRKLITKYEYNGKKYLCFKKKLKHIERGTILFLNDNLDFIQGYPKIRRAMVLESAVEKYFDNKIAVEEKLDGYNIRIVKFYGEIIAITRGGKICPFTTKKVKKYMNTKFLDDFPELMLCGEMVGLNNPYVSHYYPEADKNHENLGFYIFDIRNKETNSAISISEKEKLLDKYDIPYVKPIKIIDSSDFEELWNLLDDLNEKHREGVVLKDLKMIKNPIKYTTHNTQCGDLSVAFKYVYDLGIDFMFSRLVREGYQSFEKCENEEEIKKRSHDLGESILTPMVETIKEISKDGLAKECFELYFDSEDDFNEFINYLKTMHINFAIETREYIKKDVFKAKICRIYNSTSNKIKSHLEGNLW